The following proteins are encoded in a genomic region of Mycteria americana isolate JAX WOST 10 ecotype Jacksonville Zoo and Gardens chromosome 14, USCA_MyAme_1.0, whole genome shotgun sequence:
- the ADNP gene encoding activity-dependent neuroprotector homeobox protein isoform X2, whose amino-acid sequence MMPRKAFLSQKEKQARARERDMLKKRRRRQDYLKRSVEPQKNAETIKWHRDDEKRRENEQVKDKDIKKRWRQDERERRKNVDAMNWRREDEKRENERETMFQLPVNNLGSLRKARKTVKKILSDIGLEYCKEHIEDFKQFEPNDFYLKNTTWEDVGLWDPSLTKNQDYRTKPFCCSACPFSSKFFSAYKSHFRNVHSEDFENRILLNCPYCTFNADKKTLETHIKIFHAPNANTPSGGISTFKDKNKHDSLKPKQADSVEQAVYYCKKCTYRDPLYEIVRKHIYREHFQHVAAPYVAKGGEKSLNGAVPLSSSTREEGSIHCKRCLFMPKSYEALVQHVIEDHERIGYQVTAMIGHTNVVVPRSKPLMLIAPKPQDKKPMGLPQRMGPLSPGSVRSLSSQQMMNRLTIPKPTLNSAGVNMMSNVHLQQNNYGVKSVPPSYVGQPGGRLNLSGNAPVSIPQQSQTMKQFSASGNGRPYTLGGEQRSQASARYSLQSANSSSLSSAQLKQTSLSQSQAASRVLGQSGSKSPVAATGPSAVNTSSTQKWKICTICNELFPENVYSVHFEKEHKAEKVPAVANYIMKIHNFTSKCLYCNRYLPTDTLLNHMLIHGLSCPYCRSTFNDVEKMAAHMRMVHVDEEMGPKTDSTLTFDLTLQQGSHTNIHLLVTTYNLRDAPAESVAYHAQNTPPVPPKPQPKIQEKSDVPVKSSPQAAVPYKKDVGKTLCPLCFSILKGPISDALAHHLRERHQVIQTVHPVEKKLTYKCIHCLGVYTSNMTASTITLHLVHCRGVGKTQNGQDKGTSSSRLSQSPAVAPVKRTYEHMEFSLMKKRKMDDDDSPSAFEEKPEEPVVLALDPKGHEDDSYEARKTFLTKYFNKQPYPTRREIEKLAASLWLWKSDIASHFSNKRKKCVRDCEKYKPGVLLGFNMKELNKVKHEMDFDAEWLFENHDEKNSRVNVSKTVDKKINLEKDNESSSDSYENIEEEYNESGSPFGQRISDVGGKTSSDSIVENPEDSISKEIIEENTLQSPEKSHQKQEESSKYEEIISAEEPAKLVGDVSDSEGDQDDQDDTVEWKDGASQSESGPGSQHVSDFEDNTSEVKPEVWTDESSQSEDAGSSKPTVETKGGGSESDEEQSKWKNRSYGKVEEFWSKDQSQWKNASEIEESLSNQQMEWQNSTIDSEDGDQFDSVTDGVAEPMHSSLTGVELSSQQA is encoded by the exons AAACTATGTTCCAACTTCCTGTCAACAACCTTGGCAGTTTAAGAAAGGCCcggaaaactgtgaaaaaaatacttagtGACATTGGTTTGGAATACTGTAAAGAACATATAGAA GATTTTAAGCAGTTTGAACCTAAtgacttttatttgaaaaacactaCATGGGAAGATGTAGGATTGTGGGACCCATCGCTTACAAAAAATCAG gACTATCGGACAAAGCCCTTTTGCTGCAGTGCATGTCCATTTTCCTCGAAGTTCTTTTCAGCGTACAAAAGCCACTTCCGGAATGTTCATAGTGAAGACTTTGAAAATAGGATTCTCCTTAATTGTCCTTACTGTACTTTCAATGCGGACAAAAAGACTTTGGAAAcgcacattaaaatatttcatgctcCAAATGCCAATACACCGAGTGGAGGCATCAGcacttttaaagataaaaacaaacatgATAGCCTTAAACCTAAGCAGGCTGACAGTGTAGAACAAGCTGTTTATTACTGTAAGAAGTGCACTTACCGAGATCCTCTGTATGAAATAGTTAGAAAGCACATTTACAGGGAACATTTTCAGCATGTTGCTGCTCCTTACGTAGCAAAGGGAGGTGAAAAGTCGCTCAATGGTGCAGTTCCATTAAGTTCCAGTACCCGAGAGGAGGGTAGTATTCACTGCAAAAGATGCCTTTTCATGCCGAAATCATACGAAGCTTTAGTACAGCATGTTATCGAAGACCACGAACGTATAGGATACCAGGTAACAGCAATGATAGGTCACACTAACGTAGTGGTTCCGAGATCTAAACCTTTGATGCTAATAGCTCCAAAACCACAGGATAAAAAGCCTATGGGACTCCCTCAGAGGATGGGTCCCCTTTCCCCTGGAAGTGTTCGATCCCTTTCGTCACAACAGATGATGAACAGACTCACTATACCAAAGCCTACATTAAATTCCGCAGGAGTGAATATGATGTCAAATGTTCACCTACAACAAAACAATTACGGAGTCAAATCGGTACCACCAAGTTATGTTGGTCAGCCAGGAGGAAGGCTAAACTTAAGTGGTAATGCACCAGTTTCTATTCCACAACAATCACAAACAATGAAACAGTTTTCAGCAAGTGGAAATGGAAGGCCTTATACTCTTGGAGGGGAACAGAGATCACAGGCCTCAGCAAGATACTCTCTTCAGTCTGCCaattcatcttctctttcatcaGCTCAGTTGAAACAGACGTCATTATCTCAGTCACAGGCCGCTTCAAGAGTATTAGGTCAGTCTGGCTCAAAATCTCCTGTAGCTGCTACAGGTCCTTCCGCTGTCAACACATCATCCACACAGAAGTGGAAAATCTGTACAATCTGTAATGAGCTGTTTCCTGAAAATGTGTATAGTGTCCACTTTGAAAAGGAGCACAAGGCTGAAAAGGTGCCTGCAGTAGCTAACTATATAATGAAAATACACAATTTCACTAGCAAATGTCTATACTGTAATCGCTATTTACCCACTGATACATTGCTTAATCATATGTTAATACATGGTCTGTCTTGTCCGTATTGCCGTTCAACCTTCAATGATGTTGAAAAGATGGCTGCTCATATGCGAATGGTTCATGTTGATGAAGAAATGGGACCTAAAACTGATTCCACTCTAACCTTTGATTTGACATTGCAGCAGGGTAGTCACACAAATATACATCTTCTTGTAACCACCTATAACCTGAGAGATGCTCCTGCTGAATCTGTAGCTTACCATGCTCAGAATACTCCCCCAGTTCCTCCAAAACCACAGCCGAAAATCCAGGAGAAGTCTGATGTACCTGTAAAAAGTTCTCCACAAGCAGCAGTTCCCTACAAAAAAGATGTAGGGAAAActctctgtcctctctgctttTCAATCCTAAAAGGACCCATCTCTGATGCACTTGCACATCATCTACGGGAGAGGCATCAAGTAATTCAGACAGTTCATCCAGTTGAGAAAAAGCTAACCTACAAATGCATTCATTGCCTTGGTGTATATACTAGTAACATGACTGCCTCAACTATAACGCTGCACCTTGTTCACTGCAGAGGTGTTGGGAAGACTCAGAATGGCCAGGACAAAGGTACTTCGTCATCTCGGCTAAGTCAGTCTCCAGCTGTAGCACCTGTAAAACGTACTTATGAACATATGGAATTCTCActaatgaagaaaaggaaaatggatgaTGACGACTCCCCCTCTGCCTTTGAGGAGAAGCCTGAAGAACCTGTAGTTCTAGCATTGGACCCCAAGGGTCATGAAGATGATTCCTATGAAGCcaggaaaacatttcttacaaaatattttaataagcaacCATATCCCACTAGGAGAGAGATTGAAAAGCTGGCTGCTAGTTTGTGGCTATGGAAATCTGATATTGCATCTCATTTTagtaacaaaaggaagaaatgcgTTAGAGATTGTGAAAAATATAAACCTGGTGTGCTGCTTGGTTTCAATATGAAAGAGTTAAACAAGGTTAAACATGAAATGGATTTTGATGCTGAATGGCTGTTTGAAAACCATGATGAAAAGAATTCCAGAGTCAATGTTAGTAAGACTgttgataaaaaaataaacttggaaAAAGACAATGAAAGTTCCTCAGACAGCTATGAAAATATAGAAGAGGAATACAATGAAAGCGGTAGTCCATTTGGTCAGCGTATTTCTGATGTTGGTGGGAAAACCTCTTCTGATAGCATAGTGGAGAACCCAGAGGACAGCATATCCAAGGAAATcattgaagaaaatacattacaGTCTCCAGAGAAGTCTCatcaaaaacaagaggaaagCTCTAAATATGAAGAGATTATTTCTGCTGAAGAACCAGCAAAACTAGTAGGTGATGTTTCAGATAGCGAAGGTGATCAGGATGATCAAGATGATACTGTTGAATGGAAAGATGGAGCTTCACAGTCTGAAAGTGGGCCTGGTTCTCAGCACGTTTCTGATTTTGAAGATAATACATCAGAAGTAAAACCAGAAGTGTGGACAGATGAATCCTCCCAAAGTGAAGATGCTGGTAGCAGTAAACCGACTGTTGAGACAAAAGGGGGTGGATCTGAAAGTGATGAAGAACAGTCAAAGTGGAAGAATCGTTCCTATGGAAAAGTAGAAGAGTTTTGGTCTAAGGACCAGTCGCAATGGAAAAATGCATCAGAGATTGAGGAGAGCTTGTCAAATCAGCAGATGGAGTGGCAGAATAGCACAATTGACAGTGAGGATGGAGATCAGTTTGACAGCGTGACTGATGGAGTAGCAGAACCAATGCATAGCAGCTTAACTGGTGTGGAGCTGAGTAGCCAGCAAGCGTAA
- the ADNP gene encoding activity-dependent neuroprotector homeobox protein isoform X1 — translation MEYCMLGTSAFHKVQQQLMMPRKAFLSQKEKQARARERDMLKKRRRRQDYLKRSVEPQKNAETIKWHRDDEKRRENEQVKDKDIKKRWRQDERERRKNVDAMNWRREDEKRENERETMFQLPVNNLGSLRKARKTVKKILSDIGLEYCKEHIEDFKQFEPNDFYLKNTTWEDVGLWDPSLTKNQDYRTKPFCCSACPFSSKFFSAYKSHFRNVHSEDFENRILLNCPYCTFNADKKTLETHIKIFHAPNANTPSGGISTFKDKNKHDSLKPKQADSVEQAVYYCKKCTYRDPLYEIVRKHIYREHFQHVAAPYVAKGGEKSLNGAVPLSSSTREEGSIHCKRCLFMPKSYEALVQHVIEDHERIGYQVTAMIGHTNVVVPRSKPLMLIAPKPQDKKPMGLPQRMGPLSPGSVRSLSSQQMMNRLTIPKPTLNSAGVNMMSNVHLQQNNYGVKSVPPSYVGQPGGRLNLSGNAPVSIPQQSQTMKQFSASGNGRPYTLGGEQRSQASARYSLQSANSSSLSSAQLKQTSLSQSQAASRVLGQSGSKSPVAATGPSAVNTSSTQKWKICTICNELFPENVYSVHFEKEHKAEKVPAVANYIMKIHNFTSKCLYCNRYLPTDTLLNHMLIHGLSCPYCRSTFNDVEKMAAHMRMVHVDEEMGPKTDSTLTFDLTLQQGSHTNIHLLVTTYNLRDAPAESVAYHAQNTPPVPPKPQPKIQEKSDVPVKSSPQAAVPYKKDVGKTLCPLCFSILKGPISDALAHHLRERHQVIQTVHPVEKKLTYKCIHCLGVYTSNMTASTITLHLVHCRGVGKTQNGQDKGTSSSRLSQSPAVAPVKRTYEHMEFSLMKKRKMDDDDSPSAFEEKPEEPVVLALDPKGHEDDSYEARKTFLTKYFNKQPYPTRREIEKLAASLWLWKSDIASHFSNKRKKCVRDCEKYKPGVLLGFNMKELNKVKHEMDFDAEWLFENHDEKNSRVNVSKTVDKKINLEKDNESSSDSYENIEEEYNESGSPFGQRISDVGGKTSSDSIVENPEDSISKEIIEENTLQSPEKSHQKQEESSKYEEIISAEEPAKLVGDVSDSEGDQDDQDDTVEWKDGASQSESGPGSQHVSDFEDNTSEVKPEVWTDESSQSEDAGSSKPTVETKGGGSESDEEQSKWKNRSYGKVEEFWSKDQSQWKNASEIEESLSNQQMEWQNSTIDSEDGDQFDSVTDGVAEPMHSSLTGVELSSQQA, via the exons AAACTATGTTCCAACTTCCTGTCAACAACCTTGGCAGTTTAAGAAAGGCCcggaaaactgtgaaaaaaatacttagtGACATTGGTTTGGAATACTGTAAAGAACATATAGAA GATTTTAAGCAGTTTGAACCTAAtgacttttatttgaaaaacactaCATGGGAAGATGTAGGATTGTGGGACCCATCGCTTACAAAAAATCAG gACTATCGGACAAAGCCCTTTTGCTGCAGTGCATGTCCATTTTCCTCGAAGTTCTTTTCAGCGTACAAAAGCCACTTCCGGAATGTTCATAGTGAAGACTTTGAAAATAGGATTCTCCTTAATTGTCCTTACTGTACTTTCAATGCGGACAAAAAGACTTTGGAAAcgcacattaaaatatttcatgctcCAAATGCCAATACACCGAGTGGAGGCATCAGcacttttaaagataaaaacaaacatgATAGCCTTAAACCTAAGCAGGCTGACAGTGTAGAACAAGCTGTTTATTACTGTAAGAAGTGCACTTACCGAGATCCTCTGTATGAAATAGTTAGAAAGCACATTTACAGGGAACATTTTCAGCATGTTGCTGCTCCTTACGTAGCAAAGGGAGGTGAAAAGTCGCTCAATGGTGCAGTTCCATTAAGTTCCAGTACCCGAGAGGAGGGTAGTATTCACTGCAAAAGATGCCTTTTCATGCCGAAATCATACGAAGCTTTAGTACAGCATGTTATCGAAGACCACGAACGTATAGGATACCAGGTAACAGCAATGATAGGTCACACTAACGTAGTGGTTCCGAGATCTAAACCTTTGATGCTAATAGCTCCAAAACCACAGGATAAAAAGCCTATGGGACTCCCTCAGAGGATGGGTCCCCTTTCCCCTGGAAGTGTTCGATCCCTTTCGTCACAACAGATGATGAACAGACTCACTATACCAAAGCCTACATTAAATTCCGCAGGAGTGAATATGATGTCAAATGTTCACCTACAACAAAACAATTACGGAGTCAAATCGGTACCACCAAGTTATGTTGGTCAGCCAGGAGGAAGGCTAAACTTAAGTGGTAATGCACCAGTTTCTATTCCACAACAATCACAAACAATGAAACAGTTTTCAGCAAGTGGAAATGGAAGGCCTTATACTCTTGGAGGGGAACAGAGATCACAGGCCTCAGCAAGATACTCTCTTCAGTCTGCCaattcatcttctctttcatcaGCTCAGTTGAAACAGACGTCATTATCTCAGTCACAGGCCGCTTCAAGAGTATTAGGTCAGTCTGGCTCAAAATCTCCTGTAGCTGCTACAGGTCCTTCCGCTGTCAACACATCATCCACACAGAAGTGGAAAATCTGTACAATCTGTAATGAGCTGTTTCCTGAAAATGTGTATAGTGTCCACTTTGAAAAGGAGCACAAGGCTGAAAAGGTGCCTGCAGTAGCTAACTATATAATGAAAATACACAATTTCACTAGCAAATGTCTATACTGTAATCGCTATTTACCCACTGATACATTGCTTAATCATATGTTAATACATGGTCTGTCTTGTCCGTATTGCCGTTCAACCTTCAATGATGTTGAAAAGATGGCTGCTCATATGCGAATGGTTCATGTTGATGAAGAAATGGGACCTAAAACTGATTCCACTCTAACCTTTGATTTGACATTGCAGCAGGGTAGTCACACAAATATACATCTTCTTGTAACCACCTATAACCTGAGAGATGCTCCTGCTGAATCTGTAGCTTACCATGCTCAGAATACTCCCCCAGTTCCTCCAAAACCACAGCCGAAAATCCAGGAGAAGTCTGATGTACCTGTAAAAAGTTCTCCACAAGCAGCAGTTCCCTACAAAAAAGATGTAGGGAAAActctctgtcctctctgctttTCAATCCTAAAAGGACCCATCTCTGATGCACTTGCACATCATCTACGGGAGAGGCATCAAGTAATTCAGACAGTTCATCCAGTTGAGAAAAAGCTAACCTACAAATGCATTCATTGCCTTGGTGTATATACTAGTAACATGACTGCCTCAACTATAACGCTGCACCTTGTTCACTGCAGAGGTGTTGGGAAGACTCAGAATGGCCAGGACAAAGGTACTTCGTCATCTCGGCTAAGTCAGTCTCCAGCTGTAGCACCTGTAAAACGTACTTATGAACATATGGAATTCTCActaatgaagaaaaggaaaatggatgaTGACGACTCCCCCTCTGCCTTTGAGGAGAAGCCTGAAGAACCTGTAGTTCTAGCATTGGACCCCAAGGGTCATGAAGATGATTCCTATGAAGCcaggaaaacatttcttacaaaatattttaataagcaacCATATCCCACTAGGAGAGAGATTGAAAAGCTGGCTGCTAGTTTGTGGCTATGGAAATCTGATATTGCATCTCATTTTagtaacaaaaggaagaaatgcgTTAGAGATTGTGAAAAATATAAACCTGGTGTGCTGCTTGGTTTCAATATGAAAGAGTTAAACAAGGTTAAACATGAAATGGATTTTGATGCTGAATGGCTGTTTGAAAACCATGATGAAAAGAATTCCAGAGTCAATGTTAGTAAGACTgttgataaaaaaataaacttggaaAAAGACAATGAAAGTTCCTCAGACAGCTATGAAAATATAGAAGAGGAATACAATGAAAGCGGTAGTCCATTTGGTCAGCGTATTTCTGATGTTGGTGGGAAAACCTCTTCTGATAGCATAGTGGAGAACCCAGAGGACAGCATATCCAAGGAAATcattgaagaaaatacattacaGTCTCCAGAGAAGTCTCatcaaaaacaagaggaaagCTCTAAATATGAAGAGATTATTTCTGCTGAAGAACCAGCAAAACTAGTAGGTGATGTTTCAGATAGCGAAGGTGATCAGGATGATCAAGATGATACTGTTGAATGGAAAGATGGAGCTTCACAGTCTGAAAGTGGGCCTGGTTCTCAGCACGTTTCTGATTTTGAAGATAATACATCAGAAGTAAAACCAGAAGTGTGGACAGATGAATCCTCCCAAAGTGAAGATGCTGGTAGCAGTAAACCGACTGTTGAGACAAAAGGGGGTGGATCTGAAAGTGATGAAGAACAGTCAAAGTGGAAGAATCGTTCCTATGGAAAAGTAGAAGAGTTTTGGTCTAAGGACCAGTCGCAATGGAAAAATGCATCAGAGATTGAGGAGAGCTTGTCAAATCAGCAGATGGAGTGGCAGAATAGCACAATTGACAGTGAGGATGGAGATCAGTTTGACAGCGTGACTGATGGAGTAGCAGAACCAATGCATAGCAGCTTAACTGGTGTGGAGCTGAGTAGCCAGCAAGCGTAA